A segment of the Nasonia vitripennis strain AsymCx chromosome 2, Nvit_psr_1.1, whole genome shotgun sequence genome:
CGGACAatgaggtaagatgcaagcgaTTTCACCGCTTCTCCCACTTACATGCATATAGCGTAGATGGTAGATGCGAATGATGGCAATGTAATTGAGCGAACAAGGCAATTCGAGCGACAAAGAGATAAGAGAGATCAATGACTATTACACTTTGGTGTGACTTAAACTTGAAGGTACCGGGACTAAAGCGACGATTAAGGCATCGACTGAGCAGCTGGCTGCTCTGTAGGCAGTGTTACTAGGCAAGTCTTGGCAGATTCAAAGTGTTTGTGCATGCGCTGCCGTCAAGCCAGAATGAAATtcttatattattacataCCGCACATTAATTGGTGAAACTAGATTATTATCTACGTCAAGTATGTCATACGCCCGTCATCTCCGACTGTTGACAATTTTTCATGCCCCTATCGTTTTATTAATAGTAAAGGAATTGAACTGCGCTGTTAACATGaaagatttatatttaaaaaactgcAGGCTTGTATTAACGCTTGACACGCGCAATCGTTCCATTTTATAGGCTTGAAATAACCAGTTACAACGTAAAAAAGATTTGTTTTACTTGTAAATATCATTTGCTGATTTTccatttgtaatatttttacacCGTTAAGATAAAAAGCATTTCAATTCCCCCACAATTGAAAATCATCGTCGAATTTCTGTACTCAATATCCtcaaatgtatattttatatttataataattgtcatttattttacgatgtacCAAGCTCTCATTTAGCTCATGCGCCCCTAACCCGATCGCCgcaatattttcttcaatctGTAAAATACAACCCTTGTCAGTGTCCCTCTTTCGCAAGACGACAGTTCTTAATTAATCGCATCGATGTTCTTTGCAGAAAGTACTTGCTCCGATGGCAAAGGGACTGCCGTCGGTCGTGGAGGTCTTGAAAAAACAGCTGACGCTATCGGAAACTACGATGAGAGACCTCAGAGAGGAAGTTCGACGACTTCACGCCACTATCGAGCATCTCACTCAGGAAAACCGCGAATTAAAAAACACAATTCAAGTaagtttttaatttgaaaaataagtttaaaaatcgaatagtcaatatatttatggatgtattatattaaaatttaggCCCAAGCCAAAATAAAAGCCCAACCCGAGAGAATAATAAACGGCCACATTGGAGAGCATGACCCCGAACCGGAGCCTGTCCTAGATATTAAGATTTCAACCACGCCAACAAAAGCTAGTCAGCGACCAGCGTCTATGTACGAAACACGAGAAGGCCTAAGAAAACCGCCAAGCTTTATGAACCAGGTATGCTTTCATTCTgcagaaagaaaattaatacTGCGTTTAGATGCAGGTATATTTAAATGTTAATTGATGTTCTGCAGACAAAACGAGAAACGGAAGGACTGCCTCGACCCTGCACAACGCAAGGACTGTGGGAGTGCGGTACGCGAACTCTGCCACCCAGTGAGGAGGTCACGAGGCGAACAGAGCAGGTGACGAGACGTATCCAGGAGCTTTGGATGGCAATGCAGGACCCGGCCCATCGAGAAACATTTGTTCCCTGCGCTGAACGCATTCGCGTGGCCGTCGCCGAACTTGCTGCCATTTTTCCTCAAGTAAGCAACTGTTCTCGCAACTGATTATGTtgacaccccccccccccacccaaAAAGAAGTCTCAGGTTttaatatgattattttcggcGTCTGTTTTCAGAACCCCGTTGACGATAATATTAGATCTGCTCTACGCCAGCTGAACGGTAATACAGGCAGATTGCAGGCGGAGTGCACTGCCCTTCAAAGATGTACCAGTGACCCCGATCACATGGATCGGTGCCTTCAGCAAGTTCGTTCCAGTGCCTACGACATCGCCAAAGCCACTAAACTTCTCGTCACGCAGTTTCAGATATCGTAACTATTGATCTATATACTGCGTTGTTATCATTATTACTATTACTCGATTCACATCACCACAGTTATATATCGCAATGAAGTTAACGGTTGGTTTTTTGCATTGACAATTAATTTATAGCAACTTAAACGGTTATATAGACGAGACTTCATTGTGTGCAATGCGTGTACTGTTATAACGTATAACATATATTATATGTTTTAATCAAAAAGATTCTACGAAGTTTTACGGGAGTCGCAGTATTAGCATAATATAGAGAAAGCAAAGGAGGGGACACGTGTAATCTACGGCAGAACTTGGTAGGCTCTTTTCCACGACAGAATTATGACAGTTGCTGAgatttgagattttttttctctaactgtattttgtaaatatatgtgtatattcTTTGAGAGGAATTATTTTTTGCGGGATCTAGAAGTTTGACTCGTTGATCCTAGTTTGTTATTACCTCTTGAAGGTACGATCAAGACTGAATTAGCCTTTCTTTGTCAATCGTCCTTTTTATTGATTGTGAAATTCTTTTCTATGTTTCATGCTGAAGTTGAGAGGGCTTctgcaacgtgtttttttttaattgtgtaCACCTGACTTTTATATAGATTATTTACGCGTGCAATAACAAAACGGAAAGTATCGCATTGTTTTAATGGctttttatgaatattatgTCGATTCATTTTAAACGAACACTCAGGCATCGATTTTGACCAAATTTGTTCTACTTAACACAGCATTTAGCATATGCACGACAATGTACCTATTGAATTGGTGCTATACCGGTCAGAGAGACCGTTTTCTGTATAAAAGATGTTATACTCGTTGATTGTCAAAAGTTTAAGCAATTGCCCTCAAACTGTCATTCAACGCGAATATAAAGAAAGTGCGTATGTTTATATGCGAAACCCCGATGGTCTAACGATTCGCATTAAAAACACTGATATTATTAACGTAATGTTCAACAATCATGTATGCGCATTTATCATACGCTTTTTATTATAACGGACTCGCGTTCTGTTCTGTATACACTTATTTGTACAGTTTATGCATATCGAAAGCGATCGGTTAATCATTTTACTCCGTggccaaatttttgaaaacttgtGTGTTTAGATCGCGCAAGTTCTTTTATCTATGTATTCATGTTTCGTTTTAacatatttatgtatatctTATGTACAAAATAATCAGTATAttgtaacaataaatttttttcttgaattttaatcaaattgtGGCTCGTCGATTATTTCACGATATTCAAACCGCCGAATCTCGCATTTGTTATAACCTAGCTAATTGATCTTTTAAGCGTTATTTGTTGaaacattttcaaaagaaaatttcaaggAAATAAACACGAATCGAATATGGCCGGaacggaagagagagaaacggcGATCGTTCACACCTATCCCTTGTGCAAGGTATACTCTTGAAAATCTtgccttaaaaaaaaaacaaactcaACCACGAAATTTCTCGAAAATCAGCACACAGATATGCAAGAGGATTTGAAGCAAGAAGCCATGGAAGTGACGGTGACAGCGGTCGAGAAGTACGCTGATAACTACGAATTCGCGGCCCGGATGATAAAGGAGAACCTCGACAAGAAATTTGGCGCGCCGTTCAACGTCGTCATCGGCGAGTCTATGAGCTTCGAGATCACTTACCAGAAAAACTCGATGTTGCTCATGTACACAAACGGCAATGTTGTAGCGCTTATATGGAGGACTGTAGCCAGTTTTGCGTGATTCCTACCTTGTTTACCCTGCTTCAAGTGAGGTAGAAAAGTGGAGAACGCGTAAGaagtaataaatttattgaacAATCAAGTTACACAATTAGTTTTTACGTATAAGCTCGTGcacttatatataatatatatatatttcgtaTGTAAATTTCGTTTATTTACAAGTGTGAGCTTTCAtgcttgaattttcaaatgtGTTCTTATATAAAACGTTGTATATATAATCGTACAATATCACGTATATTTATCATAACGTAAATAACATTGATTTTTCAAGTATAACAATAGTTCTTTGGATTTAGAAGGAAAACAGTATAAGCAATGCAAGCTAAGATTGTTCCAGTTATATAGTCACCGAACCGTCTTGTATAAATTCATTAGTTATTGTACCTCGTTCATACTAGACGTACTTTTAAGGCATTGGCTTCTCGATCAAGTATTCAAATATATAGTTTTCGTTTATCGAAATGTACGTGCAGTTATATTAAGTATCTATTACATGTAAAATGTTCAGCACTACCATATTATATATTCTTGTGCAGCACGATATACCATGGGGGTACAGTGGGTGTGTAATGGCATAAAATCGGGAATTGAAATTTCGACCAAAGTGCCATGGCAAGCTAGTAAAGCTCCTTATGAGTATATCGAGTTGTTTGTACTTTCTTGATTAAACCGCGTTTACAATCTTGTACCTTGTTGCAGTGTGTATAGGCAAATTTGGAAAAAGAGTTTTCCCCTTGATTAGAATATATTCTCGACTCGACAACGAGTACGAGTAATACTGATGATCTCATTAATTCCGCCGCACGTGTATAAGAAGAGTGTCAAGTGCGGATCGTGTTATGCAGAAGAATTAAGAGAGCCGACTACGCGGACTTCCAGATGCAGATGGCGAGATTGCCGGCGCAGTACATGTAGAGCAGGTGCTTGAGCTGGTAGGTGATTTCGAAACCGTAACCTTCGCCGACGACGGTGTGCCAGGAGGCGCCGAACTTTTTGTCCATCGTCTCCTTGATCATCCGCGAGACCGACTCGTAGTTGTCGGCGTACTTTTCTGCGGCGGTCACGCACAGCTCCATCGCCTCCTGCTTCATCTCGTCCGTCATGTCGCATTTCTGTAATTTAGCGTTCGAGctagttttaaaataaatcttttcgGCGGTGCGCTCAGGCCAAACAATAATCTGGCCATCCTTCGAAAACCGCAACTCTATTCCACTGTTTTATATCCGCGATCCACATACGTTTGTAATTCAATCACGGATATGCATAGTAGCTGACTacgtaacgcgcgcgcgtctgtaCCCACACGACAATATCAGTTCTATCTTACATATTGATCGGCCGAACATACGTCTCTCTCCCTTGAGGGGCGACAAGTGCGCGTCTTTGTTTACTGCTCGCCCCCCGTATATAAGCACCGAGCTGTGTCTTCgttgaaaattcaaactgAACAAAATCAATCCGCTTAACAGAGATACAGTATAGTTGAACTCACTCGACAGAGAGGATAGCTGTGCAAGATTTTGACGACGTCCTCCTTCTTCACCTCGGTCATGATGCAGCTTAGGCGACAGGCTTATTCGAACTCGCGCTGAggagagagatatatatatatatatatatatatatagagctgCGCGTGTACCAGGCGGTGCGAGCCGGCGCGAATACTATAGCTTTATCGGAATGCCGTGCTGGGGTTGTCTCTCTGACAGCTCCGAGCAGGCGCATTGAGCGCCAGTGACTCATGTAACGAGAggcgccgcgccgccgccgccgttgagCTTCGCTGTTTTCCGGGGGATGATACACTTGGGGTGGAATTTGCGGGGGGTGAGTAGTGACGGAAGATGTTTCTGGGATGCTGCGATGATGGGTTGGGCTGGCGATGTACTGGTTCGGATTCGATATAAATATGAGGCAATAAagtccaaaaaaaaaaaaaatacacacagagAAAATCAAAGTAAAAAAGCTGCAGTATATATTCAGATGGTAATATTACAACGCGTACACGCATCCGTAGGAACAAAGAGACGGATTCGGTGTTTTCGTTCATCATTCTACAATAGAAATCATAGTTTATGATTTATGGTCTGAAACCTTGGAGTTATACGGGCCCAACGCTCAGCCGCCTGAGCCACTGTTGCTCTTAtaacaaagttttttaattcgCATATTTCACAGTCAACTGTGTAACGAGCTATTTTTTCCACTCTAACATCCAAGGCAAAATATTATGAACAGCCTCGTTGATCACGTCCTCTTGTTCCAGTGTAGAGTTATAATAGCATTCGGCGCTCTTCAAAGCTGTGCGTATGTCCACTCGTAGTTTACCGACGACCCAACTTGACAGCTGCAGAGTAGGAAACTAACTGTTGATGCGACTAGACTAAAGGAAAATCCAAGCGCGCAGGCGATTTGTGGGATGGACTTATGGTAAAACTGCCAAAGCTcgcgtgtttttagaaaaatacaGTACGAGCGAGCATTTCTCTGACAAACTTTCAGGAAGAGAAGACAGCACGTGTTACAAGACGCGCTTGGTGGCGTTTTGTTTTAGCCACCCGCCCTCTCGCTCCAGCGTTGGCTTTGGCTTTTCCTTTTATTTGGGCTTTGCTGCAGCCGAGTAAAGTTTTTCGAGAATTCGGCAGGTGGCGCTCTGGGTACACTCAATGTGTGTAGTTTTGTGCAGTATAACTATACTTAAAAACCATCACTTGATAATTTATATCGTCGCtaccctacgaagagtagcacattTCAGAATTAGCACGAAGTACTAGTACGTTTCTAACACTAGCACATTTCACGGCTCAAATTAATCTTCTTTGTAGTGATACTCGATAATAATAACCCTCCTACTCCGTGTATGCTGGAAATTACAACATCAACGATCAGCTGATGTATAGACAAACACATGACGAATTCGGTGcgtcattttttcatttcattcaTCTCGCGAACGACGGTTGATGAATGCAAATAAGCAAAGTGTCTTCTGAAACAAGGTCGGAAAGGTATTTACATTTTTGTGCGTAAACAATGAGAATTTGATCGCAATCAAGGCGATGAAATACAGAAACTTTACTTTCAGATTACCTTGACAACAATAATGGCATCGAGATTTAGCGGCGCGCTGCAGCTAACAAATTTGGATGATTTCATCACTCCTTCACAGgttagaaaatgaaaaattattctgCTGTAACGCATGGGCATCGGCGCGAAAATTCAAGTGTACCTATTTCTTTTCAGGAATGCATCAAACCCGTGGAAATCAAGAAGAATAAGTCGAAACCTggttcgaaaataaaaatccaggACGATGGATCGTATGCTGAAGTTTTGGAGGTTTTTTTCTTgttaaactttttttcacaAGCAGAGTATATGTTCAAATTTCGAAATTGTTACTTTCAGGGTGGCCCATTGACTAAGTTGACCAAAGTAGAGATTACTTTGGCAGATTGCTTGGCCTGCAGTGGATGCATAACTTCCGCTGAGAGCGTACTTGTCACTCAGCAAAGTCAGGAGGAGCTTCTTAAAGTATTCAAGGACAAGATAGAAAAGCAAAAGGTACAGGAATTAACAATTTACTGCAGTTGAGGACTATAAACCAAATTCAAAACATACTATCTGTTTGTAGGCAGGTGATGAGAATGTGAAATTCATTGTGGTGAGCCTATCAATCCAACCAATTCTATCATTGGCTGAACGGTATAAATTAACACCTGAAGAAGCTGCTTTACATTTAACTGGATACTTCAAGAGTATGGGTGCTGATATGGTTTTGGACATGACAGTTGCAGAAGATCTTTCGCTTGTGGAGTCTGCTAAGGAATTCGTTGAAAGATACAAAGCAGCTAAGGAGGGATCAAAGAACCAATTGCCGATGCTGGCATCTTCCTGCCCAGGTTTGCTATTGTCTTTTATGTAAGTCTAATCTTGACTACtcattttgttaaaattacaTATGGATTTCAGGATGGGTGTGCTATGCCGAAAAGACACATGGTAATTTTATACTTCCATACATAAGTGTCACAAAATCTCCACAACAAATAATGGGTTCTTTAGTCAAATATCATTTGGCTGATGTGCAAGGCCTTTCTCCTGAACAGGTTTATCATGTAACTCTAATGCCTTGTTATGATAAGAAACTTGAAGCATCAAGAGAAGACTTTTATAACAGTTTAAAAGAGACTAGAGACGTGGATTGTGTTATTACCTCAAGTAAGAATTTTTATATCTCGCGATACTTTTACATTGCTATATAGTTGATTATTAATTGCGTGGAATTACTATTGTCCCAGTTGAGCTGGAGCAGATGCTAACACAGCAAGACAAGTCACTACAAGATTTTGATAAAGGAGAGATTGAGAAACCATTCAAAACAATGGAGTTGGAAAACAGTGGTGTACTATTAGGTCATCAAGGATCTGGTTCAGGTGGATATGCAGATTTCATATTTCACTATGCTGCAAAATATTTGTTCCAAGTAACCGATGCCAAGTTAGAATACAAGAGCTTGAGAAATCCCGACTTCCAGGAAGCAGTCTTGGAAAAAGATGGCCAAGTTCTTCTAAAATTTGCTATTGCCAATGGCTTCAGAAACATACAAAATCTTGTACAAAAGTTGAAACGCGGCAAAAGTCCCTATGACTATGTTGAAGTAATGGCATGCCCCACAGGTTAACTTTGTTTTCCTTTGTATCTTTTACACAATTATAATACTTGagttattattcaatttttttaatcgtagGCTGCTTAAATGGTGGTGCTCAGATAAGGCCACAGGATGGTACGCAACCAAGGGAATTGGCTTTAAAACTTGAAAATGAGTATCATCAGCTCCCTAAAAGTGatcctgaaaaaaatcagGCTGTAGCAGATTTATATAAAACTTGGCTTGAAGGAGAAAATTCGGATAAAGCTAATGCGTATCTTCATACACAGTATCatgaaatagaaaaaatgaatgtTGCCCTCTCCATAAAATGGTAGTTACTTGATCAGTTTTTTACCTTAGGTATGTACTTATCGCgctgtatatatgtattaaaaaagttatttaaataaaattttgggtaaaaaataataaaattctgtAAATATATcacataatatatattatcaataaagatatttacaaataAGAAGGTCGTACCTCGTTACAAATAATATATGCGCCACAATAGAAATGTATATCTATGAAGTACAATTTAGCgtgaacaaaaataaattttcaaaaaatcacgTGAAATAATTAAAGTGTAAGTGAAGAAAGTATTTATCCAATTATATCACTGACTGAACTGTACTTAAGTTTCaaatttcgttttttaaaCGAATATTGTCTTCTATGGTTCATTTCAAGAAGTGCATCTTTATGTTTCACTTCTTTACTTTATAGTAATTTATGC
Coding sequences within it:
- the LOC100120337 gene encoding dynein light chain 4, axonemal; its protein translation is MAGTEERETAIVHTYPLCKHTDMQEDLKQEAMEVTVTAVEKYADNYEFAARMIKENLDKKFGAPFNVVIGESMSFEITYQKNSMLLMYTNGNVVALIWRTVASFA
- the LOC100120362 gene encoding dynein light chain 4, axonemal, yielding MTEVKKEDVVKILHSYPLCRKCDMTDEMKQEAMELCVTAAEKYADNYESVSRMIKETMDKKFGASWHTVVGEGYGFEITYQLKHLLYMYCAGNLAICIWKSA
- the LOC100118305 gene encoding probable cytosolic Fe-S cluster assembly factor AGAP009023 isoform X1; the protein is MASRFSGALQLTNLDDFITPSQECIKPVEIKKNKSKPGSKIKIQDDGSYAEVLEVFFLLNFFSQAEYMFKFRNCYFQGGPLTKLTKVEITLADCLACSGCITSAESVLVTQQSQEELLKVFKDKIEKQKAGDENVKFIVVSLSIQPILSLAERYKLTPEEAALHLTGYFKSMGADMVLDMTVAEDLSLVESAKEFVERYKAAKEGSKNQLPMLASSCPGWVCYAEKTHGNFILPYISVTKSPQQIMGSLVKYHLADVQGLSPEQVYHVTLMPCYDKKLEASREDFYNSLKETRDVDCVITSIELEQMLTQQDKSLQDFDKGEIEKPFKTMELENSGVLLGHQGSGSGGYADFIFHYAAKYLFQVTDAKLEYKSLRNPDFQEAVLEKDGQVLLKFAIANGFRNIQNLVQKLKRGKSPYDYVEVMACPTGCLNGGAQIRPQDGTQPRELALKLENEYHQLPKSDPEKNQAVADLYKTWLEGENSDKANAYLHTQYHEIEKMNVALSIKW
- the LOC100118305 gene encoding probable cytosolic Fe-S cluster assembly factor AGAP009023 isoform X2, which produces MASRFSGALQLTNLDDFITPSQECIKPVEIKKNKSKPGSKIKIQDDGSYAEVLEGGPLTKLTKVEITLADCLACSGCITSAESVLVTQQSQEELLKVFKDKIEKQKAGDENVKFIVVSLSIQPILSLAERYKLTPEEAALHLTGYFKSMGADMVLDMTVAEDLSLVESAKEFVERYKAAKEGSKNQLPMLASSCPGWVCYAEKTHGNFILPYISVTKSPQQIMGSLVKYHLADVQGLSPEQVYHVTLMPCYDKKLEASREDFYNSLKETRDVDCVITSIELEQMLTQQDKSLQDFDKGEIEKPFKTMELENSGVLLGHQGSGSGGYADFIFHYAAKYLFQVTDAKLEYKSLRNPDFQEAVLEKDGQVLLKFAIANGFRNIQNLVQKLKRGKSPYDYVEVMACPTGCLNGGAQIRPQDGTQPRELALKLENEYHQLPKSDPEKNQAVADLYKTWLEGENSDKANAYLHTQYHEIEKMNVALSIKW